The following proteins are co-located in the Takifugu flavidus isolate HTHZ2018 chromosome 16, ASM371156v2, whole genome shotgun sequence genome:
- the nkx2.9 gene encoding NK2 transcription factor related, locus 9, protein MAAPTKFSFSVRSILDLPERDVEAAPRSSPLFSCSSRSPYTAWMECDRSPCISSDEGGLEASPDSTKPDDSSLDSEPDKNKKSKKRRVLFSKAQTLELERRFRQQRYLSGPEREQLARLLSLTPTQVKIWFQNHRYKMKRGRAEGGLQDMEMPQSSVLRRVVVPILVRDGKPFHPCLLDPEKAACLPGSPAAPFPLTYSSLQHASPVGLPPRYQQHFHTAAASRFAWRDFWSDSVHFNSFK, encoded by the exons ATGGCCGCCCCCACCAAGTTCAGCTTTTCCGTAAGGAGCATCTTGGATTTGCCGGAGCGGGATGTGGAGGCTGCGCCGCGGTCCTCTCCgctgttctcctgctcctcccgctccccGTACACAGCCTGGATGGAGTGCGACAGAAGCCCCTGTATCT cctctgatgAAGGAGGCTTGGAGGCCTCTCCGGACTCCACCAAACCGGACGATTCGTCCCTTGACTCGGAACCTGACAAGAACAAGAAGAGCAAGAAGCGCCGGGTGTTGTTCTCCAAGGCCCAGACTCTGGAGCTGGAGCGGCGCTTCCGTCAGCAGCGGTACCTGTCGGGCCCGGAGAGGGAGCAGCTGGCCCGGCTCCTCAGCCTGACTCCCACCCAGGTgaagatctggttccagaaccacCGGTACAAGATGAAGAGGGGCCGGGCAGAAGGAGGACTGCAGGACATGGAGATGCCGCAGTCCTCCGTGCTGCGCCGGGTCGTGGTTCCGATCCTGGTCCGGGACGGGAAACCTTTTCACCCTTGTTTACTGGACCCGGAAAAAGCGGCGTGTCTGCCGGGGTCCCCGGCGGCACCGTTCCCCCTCACCTACTCATCTCTCCAGCATGCGTCCCCCGTTGGCCTCCCTCCAAGGTACCAGCAGCACTTTCACACCGCGGCGGCCTCCAGGTTCGCCTGGAGAGACTTTTGGAGCGACTCGGTGCATTTTAACTCCTTCAAATGA
- the nkx2.1 gene encoding homeobox protein Nkx-2.1 — MSMSPKHTTPFSVSDILSPLEESYKKVSMENNNLGAPLTSYRQPQVSQAAMQQHHMGHNGTVSAAYHMTATGVSQLSHTAMGGYCNGNLGNMGELPSYQDGMRGSTTATGWYGANPDPRFSTISRFMGSSSGMNMGSMGSLTSLADVGKGMGSLSSTPRRKRRVLFSQAQVYELERRFKQQKYLSAPEREHLASMIHLTPTQVKIWFQNHRYKMKRQAKDKASQQQMQQDSGSCQQQQSPRRVAVPVLVKDGKPCQGSGHTPTSSSQNHHQQGGNVMIMSNNTSGLGQHQNQQVGSTGHSPDLAPHSSSPSSLQSQVAGLSHLNSPGAEYGSALQCSALLYGRTW; from the exons ATGTCGATGAGCCCAAAGCATACGACTCCTTTTTCTGTTTCCGATATCTTGAGTCCCCTCGAGGAGAGCTATAAGAAAGTAAGTATGGAGAATAACAACTTGGGGGCACCTCTCACTTCTTACCGGCAGCCGCAGGTCTCTCAGGCGGCGATGCAGCAGCACCACATGGGCCATAATGGAACTGTGTCTGCGGCTTATCACATGACTGCGACAGGTGTCTCTCAGCTGTCACACACGGCCATGGGGGGCTACTGCAACGGCAACCTGGGCAACATGGGCGAGCTGCCGTCCTACCAAGACGGCATGAGGGGCAGCACAACAGCCACCGGCTGGTACGGAGCCAACCCGGACCCGCGCTTCTCCACCA TTTCTCGCTTCATGGGCTCGTCGTCTGGCATGAACATGGGCAGCATGGGCAGCCTGACCTCCCTGGCTGATGTGGGTAAAGGCATGGGCTCCCTGTCCAGCACcccgaggaggaagaggcgcgTGTTGTTCTCCCAGGCGCAGGTCTACGAGCTGGAGCGACGCTTCAAGCAGCAGAAATACCTGTCAGCGCCGGAGAGGGAGCACCTGGCCAGCATGATCCACCTCACCCCGACCCAGGTGAAAATCTGGTTCCAAAACCACCGGTACAAGATGAAACGGCAGGCCAAAGACAAGGCGtcccagcagcagatgcagcaggacAGCGGctcctgccagcagcagcagtccccGCGGAGGGTGGCCGTGCCGGTGCTGGTGAAGGACGGGAAGCCGTGCCAGGGCAGCGGCCACACGCCCACGTCGTCCTCGCAGAaccaccaccagcagggggGCAACGTCATGATCATGTCCAACAACACGTCCGGCCTGGGGCAGCatcagaaccagcaggtggGGAGCACAGGTCACTCTCCAGACTTGGCGCCGCATTCATCCAGCCCGTCGTCTCTGCAGAGCCAAGTGGCCGGGCTCTCTCACCTCAACTCCCCCGGGGCCGAGTACGGCTCCGCGCTGCAGTGCTCGGCTCTGTTATATGGCAGGACGTGGTGA
- the mbip gene encoding MAP3K12-binding inhibitory protein 1 has protein sequence MAETMKQRENSGVLKDSGDMSSYGDCVCAMLKLLAQFGEELKLNNAVLRIDVNTDALDLSTTPLAQVYSSLQQHITKLQAVSDRLKPLVDADGDTSTKPDNTSDTAVTSSLFTPPTTELPDYCPLRTEASESKTPADDVMVQIRAGKSEIERRISAFMERKQMEINENNVREFCNVIDCNQENSCARTDAVFTPYPGFKSHVKVTRVVNTYGPQIRVGGGHGAAGEQQRGLQTRDCGNAAIEERLQNIETHLRLPEAGPIPLNVYQRLKKLEDRILELEGLSPEYFQSSSHLHKRPKTSPIQACNLTELDEKISAVKAALLKRVNEFGSGYGSECPL, from the exons ATGGCGGAGACAATGAAGCAGCGTGAAAATAGCGGTGTTTTGAAGGACTCCGGTGACATGTCCAGCTACGGGGACTGCGTGTGCGCCATGCTGAAGCTGTTAGCACAGTTCGGGGAAGAG CTTAAATTAAACAACGCTGTGCTGAGAATAGACGTCAATACCGACGCTTTGGACCTTTCTACGACGCCTCTCGCTCAGGTTTACAGTTCTTTACAGCAGCATATCACAAAATTACAG gctgtTTCAGACAGGTTAAAGCCTTTGGTTGATGCTGATGGGGACACATCAACTAAACCAGACAACACGTCAGACACTGCTGTCACATCGTCGTTATTCACGCCCCCGACGACCGAACTTCCGGACTACTGTCCTCTCAGAACGGAGGCTTCAGAAAGCAAGACGCCAGCAGACGACGTCATGGTGCAGATAAGAGCGGGGAAGTCAGAG ATTGAGCGGAGAATATCTGCATTTATGGAGCGCAAGCAGATGGAGATCAATGAAAACAATGTGCGCGAGTTTTGCAACGTGATCGACTGCAATCAGG AAAACAGCTGTGCCAGAACAGATGCAGTTTTCACGCCTTATCCAGGTTTTAAAAGCCACGTGAAAG TTACGAGGGTAGTGAACACTTATGGGCCCCAGATTcgtgttggggggggtcacGGAGCAGCtggggagcagcagaggggCCTGCAGACAAGAGACTGTGGAAACGCCGCCATAGAAGAACGACTTCAAAACATCGAGACTCATCTGAGGCTCCCAGAAG CGGGTCCAATTCCATTAAACGTCTACCAGAGGCTAAAGAAGCTGGAAGACCGGATCCTGGAGTTGGAGGGACTCTCGCCTGAGTACTTCCAGTCCTCA AGTCACCTGCACAAGCGACCAAAGACATCTCCCATTCAG GCCTGCAACCTGACGGAGCTGGATGAGAAGATCAGCGCTGTGAAAGCGGCACTATTGAAGAGAGTGAATGAATTTGGGTCTGGATATGGCAGCGAGTGCCCGCTGTAG